The Sulfitobacter sp. SK011 genome has a window encoding:
- a CDS encoding RidA family protein, with protein MNITARLTELGVTLPDAPAPAANYVPFVTVGNIVYVSGQISNGPDGFITGKLGENMDVDAGAAAAKSCVISLLAQVKTACGGDIERLVRVIKLTGFVNSTAEFTDQPKVINGASDFLVEALGDKGRHSRSAVSAASLPFGVAVEIEGIFEIK; from the coding sequence ATGAACATCACCGCACGTCTGACCGAATTGGGTGTCACATTGCCCGATGCACCCGCACCCGCAGCGAATTATGTACCGTTCGTGACGGTGGGTAATATCGTCTATGTCTCGGGGCAGATATCAAATGGCCCTGATGGCTTCATCACGGGCAAGTTGGGCGAGAACATGGATGTTGATGCGGGGGCAGCGGCGGCAAAATCATGTGTGATCAGTTTGCTGGCGCAGGTCAAAACAGCCTGTGGCGGCGATATTGAGCGGTTGGTCCGGGTGATCAAGCTGACCGGCTTTGTGAATTCCACTGCGGAGTTCACCGACCAGCCCAAAGTGATCAATGGCGCTTCTGATTTTCTGGTCGAGGCGCTGGGCGACAAGGGGCGACATTCCCGTTCGGCGGTTTCTGCCGCATCCTTGCCATTTGGCGTTGCAGTTGAAATCGAAGGCATTTTTGAGATCAAATGA
- a CDS encoding HlyD family type I secretion periplasmic adaptor subunit, with translation MTDTPDERWSAKRQVISGMLGLALLFGGFGTWAMMTEIAGAIVATGKIEVDRNRQIVQHEKGGVVAAILVDEGDSVAAGDLLIQLDPQTLASRLAITEGQLFELMARRGRLEAQRDESDAVVFEEELIAVGAINPDMQELMGGQRNLFEARRASVVQEIDQLGKRRGQIGSQVAGIQAQEASLARQLELIEQELGNQQLLLDRGLAQASIVLSLQREQARLQGQIGELSASKAEAQGRATEIDIEILKLGAAGREEAITRLRDLRYRELELVEQRRALKAEIDQLDIRAPVSGIVYAMQVQTPRSVVRPADPVLYLVPQDRPLVIAARVNPTNIDQIAVGQQVNLRMSALDQRTTPELLGQVMQISADAIEEEQTGQSYFRAEITLNPGEMEKLAAGTILLPGMPVEAFIRTGDRSPMAYLIKPMADYFARAFRES, from the coding sequence ATGACCGATACGCCTGACGAACGCTGGTCTGCAAAGCGCCAGGTTATTAGTGGGATGTTGGGGCTGGCGCTGCTGTTTGGTGGTTTTGGTACTTGGGCCATGATGACAGAGATCGCCGGCGCAATTGTCGCAACGGGAAAGATTGAGGTCGACCGGAACCGTCAGATTGTTCAGCACGAAAAGGGCGGCGTCGTTGCGGCCATTCTGGTGGATGAGGGCGACAGTGTTGCGGCCGGTGATCTGTTGATCCAGCTTGATCCACAAACTCTGGCTTCGCGATTGGCCATTACGGAAGGGCAATTGTTCGAACTGATGGCCCGACGTGGACGCCTTGAGGCGCAGCGCGATGAATCGGACGCCGTGGTTTTTGAAGAAGAGCTGATCGCCGTCGGCGCGATAAACCCAGATATGCAAGAACTGATGGGGGGGCAGCGCAATTTGTTTGAGGCGCGCCGCGCATCCGTTGTGCAAGAGATTGATCAACTGGGCAAGCGGCGTGGCCAAATCGGCTCGCAGGTTGCCGGTATTCAGGCGCAAGAGGCATCGCTTGCCCGTCAGCTTGAGTTGATTGAACAAGAGTTGGGCAATCAGCAATTGCTGTTGGATCGCGGCTTGGCGCAGGCATCAATTGTGTTGTCTCTGCAGCGTGAACAAGCACGACTGCAAGGACAGATTGGCGAATTGTCGGCCAGCAAGGCAGAAGCGCAAGGGCGTGCCACTGAAATTGATATCGAGATATTAAAACTTGGCGCTGCGGGCCGCGAAGAAGCGATTACGCGGTTGCGCGATCTTCGCTATCGCGAGCTGGAATTGGTGGAACAGCGCCGCGCGCTCAAGGCAGAGATTGATCAGCTTGACATACGCGCGCCTGTGTCCGGCATCGTGTACGCCATGCAGGTCCAGACGCCGCGTTCCGTCGTGCGCCCGGCAGATCCGGTGCTGTATCTGGTCCCCCAAGACCGTCCGCTGGTCATCGCGGCGCGCGTCAACCCGACCAACATCGATCAGATTGCAGTTGGTCAGCAAGTAAACTTACGGATGTCCGCGCTGGACCAAAGAACCACGCCAGAGCTATTGGGGCAGGTCATGCAAATCTCCGCTGATGCGATAGAAGAGGAACAAACCGGGCAATCATATTTTCGGGCGGAAATCACGTTGAACCCCGGTGAGATGGAAAAGCTGGCCGCGGGTACCATCCTGCTGCCCGGTATGCCGGTTGAAGCGTTTATTCGGACGGGGGACAGATCGCCTATGGCTTATCTGATCAAGCCGATGGCAGATTATTTTGCGCGCGCTTTTCGCGAAAGTTGA
- a CDS encoding type I secretion system permease/ATPase, producing MRDEVIKRGQSELRNVCSRSWTLFWVVGLFSLFANLLMLTGPLYMLQVYDRVLGSGSQETLVALSILVVFLYGTMGILDHTRGRIMARVGARFQADLDRRVFDAVVRKSAVAPDLKTDAGLADLEAVQRLITSPVLMAAFDIPWSPIFFAAIFVFHPLLGWMALGGAAILILITVANQMLSRSSQARAGIASQTAVAISDQIRTEAEMVQAMGMRTAAFDRWQKSRREALEQHVRATDVGGTFTSMSKTLRLFLQSAMLGLGAWLVLQNQMTPGAMIAGSILLGRALAPVEMALNQWPVLQRGRIGWENLLLLLGVVALETTRTALPQPRAKLTAKGLTVVPPGEKQASLKSLNLEVEPGQAVGVIGPSGSGKSTLARALMGVWPPAGGYVRLDGAALDQYGSETLGRHIGYLPQRVQLFDGSIAENIARLSDTPDDAKVVAAAKMAAAHEMILELPQGYDTQIRSGQVRLSGGQMQRIGLARALYGDPVIVVLDEPNSNLDNIGSQALNQAIRQMKANKRSVLIMAHRPAAIQECDTLLVLDNGMRMAFGPKDEVLAGMVKNHQQIKQAPVDAGGVT from the coding sequence ATGCGCGACGAAGTCATCAAACGTGGGCAGAGTGAGTTGCGCAATGTGTGCAGCCGCAGCTGGACGTTGTTTTGGGTGGTCGGTCTGTTCAGCTTGTTTGCAAACCTGTTGATGCTGACGGGACCGCTGTACATGTTGCAGGTCTATGACCGGGTTCTGGGCTCAGGTTCACAAGAAACGTTGGTCGCGCTGTCGATTTTGGTCGTGTTCCTGTATGGTACGATGGGCATTCTGGATCATACGCGCGGCCGGATCATGGCGCGGGTTGGTGCGCGCTTTCAGGCTGATCTGGATCGCCGCGTTTTTGATGCTGTCGTGCGCAAATCTGCGGTGGCACCGGACTTAAAAACCGACGCTGGTCTGGCCGATCTGGAAGCAGTGCAGCGGTTGATCACGTCCCCCGTGCTCATGGCGGCCTTTGACATTCCGTGGTCGCCCATTTTCTTTGCGGCGATCTTTGTGTTCCATCCGTTGTTGGGATGGATGGCTCTGGGTGGTGCTGCGATTTTGATCCTGATTACGGTCGCGAATCAGATGTTGTCGCGCAGCAGCCAGGCAAGGGCGGGCATCGCGAGTCAGACGGCTGTTGCTATTTCGGATCAGATCAGGACCGAAGCGGAAATGGTGCAGGCCATGGGCATGCGCACCGCCGCTTTTGACCGCTGGCAAAAGTCGCGCCGCGAGGCATTGGAACAGCACGTTCGTGCTACGGATGTTGGTGGCACCTTTACGTCAATGAGCAAGACACTGCGCCTGTTTTTGCAGTCCGCCATGTTGGGGCTGGGTGCATGGCTGGTGTTGCAAAACCAGATGACACCGGGCGCGATGATTGCTGGATCAATCTTGTTGGGTCGCGCGCTGGCCCCGGTTGAGATGGCGCTGAACCAATGGCCTGTTCTGCAAAGAGGGCGTATCGGGTGGGAAAACCTTCTGCTGCTATTAGGGGTGGTTGCCCTTGAGACGACCCGCACAGCGTTGCCGCAGCCACGTGCCAAGCTGACTGCCAAGGGGCTGACCGTGGTTCCACCGGGTGAGAAACAGGCATCACTCAAGTCGCTCAATTTAGAGGTTGAACCGGGTCAGGCTGTCGGTGTGATCGGGCCATCCGGTTCTGGCAAATCGACCCTGGCGCGGGCTTTGATGGGAGTCTGGCCGCCTGCTGGTGGATATGTTCGATTGGATGGTGCGGCGCTGGATCAATACGGGTCAGAAACCTTGGGACGTCACATCGGGTATTTGCCACAACGCGTTCAGCTTTTTGATGGCAGCATTGCCGAAAATATCGCCCGGCTTTCCGACACGCCGGATGATGCGAAAGTTGTTGCCGCCGCCAAAATGGCCGCAGCACACGAGATGATTCTTGAGCTGCCGCAAGGCTATGACACTCAGATCCGATCAGGTCAGGTTCGCCTGTCTGGCGGCCAAATGCAACGGATCGGCCTCGCCCGTGCACTGTATGGCGATCCAGTAATTGTTGTGCTGGATGAACCCAATTCAAATCTCGATAACATTGGGTCACAGGCTCTTAACCAAGCGATCCGGCAGATGAAAGCGAACAAGCGGTCGGTTCTGATCATGGCACACCGACCTGCGGCCATTCAGGAATGTGACACGCTGTTGGTCCTCGACAACGGGATGCGCATGGCCTTTGGCCCCAAAGATGAGGTTCTGGCAGGCATGGTCAAAAACCATCAACAGATCAAACAGGCACCCGTTGATGCGGGGGGCGTGACATGA
- a CDS encoding PhzF family phenazine biosynthesis protein has translation MTPLRIASFSADGSGGNPAGVVISDHLPDPDQMQSIAAELGFSETAFATPEGDAWRVRYYAPVGEVAFCGHATIALGAALGAQKGAGQFDLNLRDAKITVDAMQESGVWQAALQSPETWSKPLDDELAVQLLSLFSLTREDLEPMLPPTLAFAGVKHAVLTLKDRTKLAQMSYPFEPMRALMAEHDLVTVSLLYINGPRLFEARNAFASGGVVEDPATGAAAAALGGALVDMNWDGLRTGGSFEISQGVDMGAPSRLTVNVTGRPGASVRVSGAVRWM, from the coding sequence ATGACACCCCTTCGCATCGCATCTTTTTCGGCAGACGGCAGCGGCGGCAATCCCGCCGGCGTTGTCATTTCAGACCACCTGCCTGACCCCGATCAGATGCAATCCATCGCTGCAGAGCTTGGGTTTTCCGAGACCGCGTTCGCCACCCCAGAGGGCGATGCCTGGCGCGTCAGGTATTATGCGCCTGTCGGTGAGGTCGCTTTTTGCGGCCACGCCACAATCGCACTGGGGGCCGCGCTGGGTGCGCAAAAGGGGGCAGGACAGTTTGATTTGAACCTGCGGGACGCAAAAATTACCGTTGATGCGATGCAGGAAAGCGGTGTCTGGCAGGCTGCACTCCAGTCGCCTGAAACATGGTCAAAGCCATTGGATGATGAACTGGCGGTGCAGCTCTTATCGCTCTTTTCTCTGACGCGTGAGGACCTCGAACCGATGTTGCCACCAACACTGGCTTTTGCAGGGGTTAAACACGCCGTTCTCACCCTGAAGGACCGCACAAAGCTTGCGCAGATGTCCTATCCATTTGAACCGATGCGTGCGCTGATGGCTGAACATGATCTGGTTACCGTCAGTCTGCTTTACATCAATGGGCCGCGTCTTTTTGAGGCGCGTAATGCATTCGCCAGCGGTGGGGTGGTCGAGGACCCTGCAACCGGCGCTGCCGCTGCCGCTTTGGGCGGCGCGTTGGTTGATATGAATTGGGATGGATTGCGCACAGGCGGTTCATTCGAGATCAGTCAGGGCGTGGATATGGGTGCCCCGTCAAGGTTGACGGTGAATGTGACCGGAAGGCCCGGTGCGTCGGTGCGTGTGAGTGGCGCTGTCAGGTGGATGTGA